GCGGGTGCGGGCGGACGTACCGGCCGACGTGCTCGCGCGGCGCGCGGAGGACGCCGAGGCGTACGCCGAGATCCTCCGGACGGAGGGCGCGACCGAGGAGGAGGTCCGGATCGAGGTCGAGCGCCGGGACCGCGTGCTCTTCGCCGACTCGCGGTTCTCGCTCGCCACGGCGGTGTGGGTCGCCGACTCCGACGGTGCCCTGTCCCTGCTCGGCGCGGGCTCCCTCGTCGTCGACCTCGACGACCCCGGTGCCGGGGACGTCGGCCCGCAGCCCGCGGTCCACGCCCTCGCGGTCGACCTGCCGGGTGACGACGAGTACCGCGTCGTCGCCGTCGAGGTGACGGGCAACGCCGCCGGGACGGAGGCCGCGCTCGACTACGAGGTGAGCGCCGTGCGGGCGGCGGACGTCGATGGCGGCGGCCCGGACCTCGGGCCCGGGTGGGCGCTCGCCGAGGACGTGGCAACCGGGCTCGTCGAGCCGGGCCCGCTCGGCACGATCGGCCTCACCACCCGCCTCGGCGGCGAGGGCGCGCCGGGCCGGTTCCTCGCCCGTCTGGTCCCCGGCGGCGCGGACGGGCCCGTACCGGCGTTACTCACGACGGCGCTCGCCGAGCACGCGAGCCTGGCCGTCGGCGACGAGGTCCCGATCGCCCTCGCGGGGCCCGAGGTGGACCTCGAGGTCGTCGGGCTCATCGACGCGGTCCCCGGCGGGCTCGAGGAGCACGCCGTCCTCGTCGACCAGGGCGTCCTGGGCGCGTCCCTCCTGCGTGGCCGGCCGAACCTGCCGCTGCCGACGCAGGTGTGGCTCGCCGTGGACGAACCGGCCACCGACGCGGACGTCGCAGCGGCGGCGCTCGCCGCGGTGGGCCGCGACGGCGAGGTGGAGGTCGCCCGCGCGGCCGGCGTCGACGCCACCGGTTCCGTGCGGGAGGCGTTCTGGCTGGCGGCGGCCGGGTCCGCCGTGCTAGCACTCACGGGCGCGGCCGCCGTCGCCCTCGCGCTCACCCGTGAGCGGCGCGGCGAGGTCGTCGTCCTGCGCGCCCTCGGCCAGACACCCGCGGGGCAGGCCCGCACGCGGTCCGGGGAGCTGCTCGGCGTGGGCGCACTCGGGGTGGTCCTCGGCACGGGCGCCGGCTGGCTCGCGTCCTGGCTGCTCGTGCCGACGCTCGCGCGGGCCGCGGCGACCGTCACGTCGCCCCTCGCGCTCGCCGTCGGGCTTGACGTCGTCCCCACCGCGCTCCTGCTCGGCGCCGTCCTCGCCGGGCTGCTCGCCGTGGGCGGCGTGGTCGCCGCGCGGGTCCGGGCGCAGGCCCGCGACGCCGAGTACCGGGAGGAGATCCGGTGACCGGCCTCCCCGGCCTCGCGTGGCGCCAGCTCCGCGCGAACCTCGCCGTGCCGCTGGCCCTCGCCGTCCTCGTCCTCCTCGTCGCGTTCGTCGTCACGGCCTGGCCACGCGTCCTCGCCGACGTCGACGACCGACAGGTGGCGTACGAGACCGACGGCGTGAGCGTGCTCCGCCGGGACGTCATCGGCGTCCAGCTCGGCCAGCAGCCGGGGCTCCCCGCCGCGCCGGAACCCGGGACGACCGGCCTCGAGCCGGACGTCGAGGCGTCGCTCGGCGGGCTGCTCGCCGGCCTGGAGGAGCTCCGCGCCGCGCAGCCCGAGCCGCTGCGGGGGATCCTCGGCGAGCCTCGGGCCACGGTGGAGACGCCCGAGGTCGACATCCGGCCCGTCGAGGGCGGGGAGATCGGCCGGCCCCGTGTGTCCTTCAAGTCCGACCCCTATCTCACCGACCACGTCGAGCTCGTCGACGGCGCGTGGCCGGCCGAGCCGCCGACGGCGGACCCCTTCGCCGCGCGGACGCCCGAGGGGATGACCCTCACCGAGGAGGAGCTGGCCGCGCTCCAGGCCGAGGCCGACGCGCTCCACGCGCGGCCCGTGCAGGTCGCCCTGTCCGTCGACGCCGCGGAGGTCCTCCAGTGGGACGTCGGCAAGGAGCGCGAGGCGCCCGGCTCCGAACGGACGCTCCTGCTCACCGGGACGTTCGCCCCGCTGGACCCGGACGAGGACTACTGGGGGCACAACCCGCGCTCCGCCGCCCCGTACGTCGTCGACGACCTCAACTTCGGCACCTCCGCCTCGGCCGCCGCCTACGTCCACCCCGCGTGGGACCTCGCGCCACCGCTGCCCATGCCGATGGCCGAGCCGAGCGTCCGCATGTGGTTCGGGGTCGACGGCGGGGCCCTGACGGCGGACGCCGTGCCCGAGGCGCTCGCCCAGCTCCGCGGCTTCACCGCGGCGAATCAGCCGCTGGGGGAGTCGGCGTCCGCCGAGCCCCTCAGCCAGCGCTTCGGCAGCGAGCTGCCCGAGGTGCTCACGCGCATCCTCGCCCAGCAGAGCGTGACGTCCACCGTGCTCGCCGTCGTCGCGGCGGGACCGCTCGGGGTGACGCTCGCGGTGTTCCTCCTCGGGGCGCGGCTGCTCGTCTCCCGGTGCCGGTCCTCCCTCGCCCTCCTCCGCGCCCGCGGCGGGTCCGGGGTGCAGCTCCGGACGATGATGGCGGCCGAGGGCCTCGCGCTCGCGCTCCCCGCCGCGGCCGCCGGGGCGGCGCTGGCAATCGCGCTCGTCCCGGGTCGCACGAGCACGGGCGACCTGGCCCTCGCCGGCGGCGTCGCCCTCGTCCCCGCCGCGCTCCTCGCCCTGGCGACGTCCCCGCGGGGGCTGCGCGAGGCCCGTGCCGACCTCGGCACGTCGCGGGCCCGGCTGCGCTGGGTGGGGGAGGTCGTCGTGCTGGCGCTCGCCGCCGTCGGCGTCGTCCTCCTCGGCCAGCGGGGGATCCAGCCCGGCGACGGCGACACCGACCCGCTCCTCGCCGCGGTGCCGCTGCTGCTCGCGCTGGCGACGTGCGTCGTCGTCATGCGGGCCTACCCGTGGCCCGTCCGGGCGCTGCAGGGCGCGCTGGGCCGCCGCCGCGGCGTCACCGCCTTCCTCGGCGCGGCCCGAGCCGTCCGCGAGCCGGCCGGCGGGCTGGTGCCGGCGGTCGCGCTCGTGGTCGGCGTCTCCGTCGCCCTGTTCTCCGCCGTGCTCGGCTCGACCGTGAGCGAGGGCGTGCAGGGGACGGCGTGGACCGCCGTCGGGGCGGACCTGCGCCTGAGCGGGCCGGTCTTCGACGCGGAGACGGTCGGGCGCATTACCGGCGTCGAGGGCGTGGCCGCCGCGGCCACCGTCGCCGACGCCGGCACGATCGGGGTGACCGCCGGCGGTCAGACCCACCGCGTCGAGCTCGTCGCGCTCGACCCCGAGGCGTTCCGGGCGGTCCAGGCGGACGCCGTCGGCATCGACGAGCTGCCCACGGGGCTCGGGCCGGTGACCGGTGACCGCCTGCCCGCCGTGCTGTCGACCTCGCTCGGTGCGGGGCCGGGCGCCGACGGGGTGAGCGCCTCGATCGGCGGCTCGACGCCGCTCGACGTCGTCGGCGTCATGGAGGACGTCGCGGGGGCCGGGGCGGCGGCGGACTTCGTCGTCGTCGACCACGCCACGGCCGAGGAGCTCACCGGGCAGGTGCTGCGCCCGCGGGTACTCCTCCTCGCCGTCGAGGCCGGGGCGGACCCGGGCCAGGTGCTCGAGCGGGTGCGGGCGATCGAGCCCGACGCGCTCGCGGAGAACCCCTCCGCCGACGCGCAGAACTTCCTCGCCTCGCCCATGGCCGGGGGCATGAGCGCGGCGCTCGGCACCGCCGTCGTCCTCTCGGTGCTGCTCGTGCTCGTCGCCGTCGTCCTCACGCAGCTCATGGGCGCCCCCCAGCGCGCACGGCTCCTCGCCGTGCTGCGTACGCTCGGTCTCCACCGACGCCAGGGGCAGGGGATCGTCGCCTGGGAGCTCGCGCCGCTCGCCGTCGTCTCGGTCGTCGCGGGCGCGGCGCTCGGGATCGCCGTGCCGTGGGTGATGCTCGGCGCGATGGACGTCACTGCGCTCACGGGCGGGGACCGCCAGCCGGACCTCGTGCTCGACCCGCTCGTCCTCGCCGCCGTGCTCGGCGGACTCCTGCTCGTGGCCGCGGTGGCCGTGGGCGTATCGACCATGATGAGCCGACGCGCGGACCTGGCGACCCAGCTGCGCACGGGAGAGGGGTGAGGCGCGTGAGCGTGACCGAGGCGGAGGCCGCGCCGGACATCTGGTGCGAGGACCTCGTGCGGATCTTCTCGACGGAGGGCGTGGAGGTGCAGGCCCTGCAGGGACTGACCCTGCGCGTCGAGCGCGGCGACCTCGTCGCGATCGTCGGGGCGTCCGGGTCGGGCAAGTCCACGCTGCTGACGATCCTGTCCGGGCTCGACCGCCCGACGGGCGGGTCGGCGGTCGTCGCGGGGACGGACCTGCTCACGATGGGGCGCGCCGAGCGGGTGCGGTACCAGCGCCACACCGTGGGGTTCGTGTGGCAGCAGACCTCGCGCAACCTCATGCCGTACCTCACCGCGGCGGAGAACATCGCGGTCCCGCTCGTCCTCGCCGGGGCGAAGGCCCGGGCGGCGCGGGTGGACGAGCTGATCGACGTGCTCGGGATCGGGTACTGCCGCGACCGGCGCCCGGAGCAGATGAGCGGCGGCGAGCAGCAGCGCACCGCCATCGCGGTGGCGCTCGCGAACTCCCCTCGCGTCCTGCTCGCCGACGAGCCGACCGGTGAGCTCGACGACGCGACGAGCGTCGAGGTGCTCGAGGCGCTGCGGGCGGCCTCGGAGCGGCTCGGGGTGACCGTGCTCATCGTCACCCACGACCCGACGGTCTCCGAGCACGTGCGGCGCACGGTCCAGATCCGGGACGGCCGGACCTCGACCGAGGTGCTGCGGCGGACCGAGGTGGACCACACCGGCGCGGAGGTCCACGTGGCGGAGGAGTTCGCCGTCATGGACCGCAGCGGGCGGCTCCAGCTCCCGGCCGACTTCGTCGGCGCCCTCGGCCTGCGCGACCGTGTGCGGCTCGCGCTGGAGACCGACCACGTGGGGGTGTGGCCCGACGCGCCCACGCCGCGGCCGACGGCGGCGGAGGCGCCGGCTGCCGCTACCCCGCCGGCGTCCGCCCCGCCGGCGTCCGCCCCACCGGGGGAGCGCCCGACGCGGCGCTCGCTGCGCCGCACGGCCCGCACGGGGGAGGACGCATGAGCGGGAGCGTGCTGCGCGCGGTCGAGGTGAGCCGCGTGTTCGCCACGGGGGCCGGTGACGTCCACGCGCTGCGCGGCGTGAGCCTGGAGGTCGGCGCCGGTGAGCTCGTCGTCGTGCGGGGGCCGTCCGGGTCCGGCAAGACGACCCTGCTCAACCTCCTCGGCGGCCTCGACCGGCCCACCGGCGGCCGGGTCCTGCTCGGCGACGGCCGTGAGCTGTCCGCGCTGCCCGAGAAGGACGTCCTCACGGTGCGGCGCGAGCAGATCGGCTACGTCTTCCAGTCCTTCGGCCTCATCCCCGTGCTCTCGGCCGCGGAGAACGTCGAGGTGCCGCTGCGGCTGCTCGAGGTGCCGGCCCGCGAACGCGACGAGCGCGTGGCGCGCGCCCTGGAGACCGTGGGGCTCGCCGCCCACGCCCGCCAGCGTCCCTACGAGCTTTCCGGCGGTCAGCAGCAGCGGGTCGGCATCGCCCGCGCCCTCGTGGCCGAGCCCGCGATCCTCCTCGCCGACGAGCCCACGGGCCAGCTCGACTCCGCCACCGCGGCGACGATCATGGACCTCATCCGCTCGCTCACCCACCGCCGGGGCCTGGCCGCCGTGGTCTCCACGCACGACCCCGTCCTCACCGAGCAGGCGGACCGCGTCGTCGACCTCCATGACGGCCGACCGCGCCCCGCGGCCACCGTGGCGAAGCGCACGGTGCGGGAAACGGGTGCTGGGGAGTAGAATTGACAGTTGGCGCTGACTCTGACGCGCCGTCGGGCCCGGCACCTCATGTCGGACCGCCCCGGCCCTTTCTCCGCTGAATCGAGTTCCGCGTATGCCTGTGCGCTCTGACCTGCGCAATGTCGCCATCGTCGCCCACGTCGACCACGGTAAGACGACCCTCGTCGACGCCATGCTGTGGCAGTCCGGCGCTTTCGGCGAGCACCAGCACGTGGACGAGCGCGCGATGGACTCCGGTGACCTCGAGCGCGAGAAGGGCATCACGATCCTCGCGAAGAACACCGCCGTGCGTTACACCGGCCCGGCCGCCGCCGGCGCCGGGGCGCCCGACGGGGTGACCATCAACGTCATCGACACCCCCGGCCACGCCGACTTCGGCGGCGAGGTCGAGCGCGGGCTGTCCATGGTCGACGGCGTCGTCCTCCTCGTCGACGCGAGCGAGGGGCCGCTGCCCCAGACGCGGTTCGTCCTGCGCAAGGCGCTGGCGGCGAAGCTGCCCGTCATCCTCGTCGTCAACAAGGTCGACCGGCCTGACTCGCGCATCACCGAGGTCGTCGCCGAGGCGACGGACCTGCTCCTGGGCCTGGCCAGCGACCTCTCGGACGAGGTCCCCGACCTCGACATCGACGCGCTGCTCGACGTCCCGGTCGTCTACGCCTCGGCCAAGGCCGGGCGCGCGTCGCTGGAGCAGCCCGCGGACGGTGAGCTCCCCGCGAGCCCCGACCTCGAGCCGCTGTTCGCGACCATCCTCGCCACCATCCCGGCGCCGACCTACGAGGAGGGCGCGCCCCTCCAGGCGCACGTCACCAACCTCGACGCCTCCCCGTTCCTCGGCCGCCTCGCCCTTCTGCGCGTCTTCAACGGGTCGCTGCACAAGGGCCAGTCCGTGGGCTGGGCGCGCCGCGACGGCACCGTCCGCCCCGTGCGAATCTCCGAGCTCCTCCGCACGGAGGCGCTCACCCGCGTCCCGGCGGACCGCGCCGACGCCGGCGAGATCGTCGCCGTGGCCGGTATCCCGGACATCACCATCGGTGAGTCGCTCGTCGACCTCGAGGACCCCCGCCCGCTGCCGCTCATCACGGTGGACGACCCCGCGATCTCCATGACGATCGGGATCAACACCTCCCCGCTCGCCGGCCGCGTCAAGGGCGCCAAGGTGACGGCCCGCCAGGTCAAGGACCGCCTCGACCGCGAGCTCATCGGCAACGTCTCGCTCAAGATCCTGCCCACCGAGCGCCCCGACGCGTGGGAGGTCCAGGGCCGAGGCGAGCTGGCCCTGGCGATCCTCGTCGAGCAGATGCGCCGCGAGGGCTTCGAGCTCACCGTCGGCAAGCCGCAGGTGGTCACCAAGGTCATC
The sequence above is a segment of the Georgenia faecalis genome. Coding sequences within it:
- the typA gene encoding translational GTPase TypA is translated as MPVRSDLRNVAIVAHVDHGKTTLVDAMLWQSGAFGEHQHVDERAMDSGDLEREKGITILAKNTAVRYTGPAAAGAGAPDGVTINVIDTPGHADFGGEVERGLSMVDGVVLLVDASEGPLPQTRFVLRKALAAKLPVILVVNKVDRPDSRITEVVAEATDLLLGLASDLSDEVPDLDIDALLDVPVVYASAKAGRASLEQPADGELPASPDLEPLFATILATIPAPTYEEGAPLQAHVTNLDASPFLGRLALLRVFNGSLHKGQSVGWARRDGTVRPVRISELLRTEALTRVPADRADAGEIVAVAGIPDITIGESLVDLEDPRPLPLITVDDPAISMTIGINTSPLAGRVKGAKVTARQVKDRLDRELIGNVSLKILPTERPDAWEVQGRGELALAILVEQMRREGFELTVGKPQVVTKVIDGKVCEPMERMTIDVPEEYLGAVTQLLAARKGRMETMSNHGTGWVRMEFVVPARGLIGFRTRFLTDTRGTGIASSIAEGYEPWLGPISLRTNGSLVADRSGAVTPFAMINLQERGSFFVEPTSEVYEGQVVGENSRNEDMDINITKEKKLTNMRAAASDTFENLVPPRKLTLEESLEFANDDECVEVTPETVRIRKVILDQTERAKAFSKTRRA
- a CDS encoding FtsX-like permease family protein gives rise to the protein MTGLPGLAWRQLRANLAVPLALAVLVLLVAFVVTAWPRVLADVDDRQVAYETDGVSVLRRDVIGVQLGQQPGLPAAPEPGTTGLEPDVEASLGGLLAGLEELRAAQPEPLRGILGEPRATVETPEVDIRPVEGGEIGRPRVSFKSDPYLTDHVELVDGAWPAEPPTADPFAARTPEGMTLTEEELAALQAEADALHARPVQVALSVDAAEVLQWDVGKEREAPGSERTLLLTGTFAPLDPDEDYWGHNPRSAAPYVVDDLNFGTSASAAAYVHPAWDLAPPLPMPMAEPSVRMWFGVDGGALTADAVPEALAQLRGFTAANQPLGESASAEPLSQRFGSELPEVLTRILAQQSVTSTVLAVVAAGPLGVTLAVFLLGARLLVSRCRSSLALLRARGGSGVQLRTMMAAEGLALALPAAAAGAALAIALVPGRTSTGDLALAGGVALVPAALLALATSPRGLREARADLGTSRARLRWVGEVVVLALAAVGVVLLGQRGIQPGDGDTDPLLAAVPLLLALATCVVVMRAYPWPVRALQGALGRRRGVTAFLGAARAVREPAGGLVPAVALVVGVSVALFSAVLGSTVSEGVQGTAWTAVGADLRLSGPVFDAETVGRITGVEGVAAAATVADAGTIGVTAGGQTHRVELVALDPEAFRAVQADAVGIDELPTGLGPVTGDRLPAVLSTSLGAGPGADGVSASIGGSTPLDVVGVMEDVAGAGAAADFVVVDHATAEELTGQVLRPRVLLLAVEAGADPGQVLERVRAIEPDALAENPSADAQNFLASPMAGGMSAALGTAVVLSVLLVLVAVVLTQLMGAPQRARLLAVLRTLGLHRRQGQGIVAWELAPLAVVSVVAGAALGIAVPWVMLGAMDVTALTGGDRQPDLVLDPLVLAAVLGGLLLVAAVAVGVSTMMSRRADLATQLRTGEG
- a CDS encoding ABC transporter ATP-binding protein, which codes for MSGSVLRAVEVSRVFATGAGDVHALRGVSLEVGAGELVVVRGPSGSGKTTLLNLLGGLDRPTGGRVLLGDGRELSALPEKDVLTVRREQIGYVFQSFGLIPVLSAAENVEVPLRLLEVPARERDERVARALETVGLAAHARQRPYELSGGQQQRVGIARALVAEPAILLADEPTGQLDSATAATIMDLIRSLTHRRGLAAVVSTHDPVLTEQADRVVDLHDGRPRPAATVAKRTVRETGAGE
- a CDS encoding ABC transporter ATP-binding protein, whose translation is MSVTEAEAAPDIWCEDLVRIFSTEGVEVQALQGLTLRVERGDLVAIVGASGSGKSTLLTILSGLDRPTGGSAVVAGTDLLTMGRAERVRYQRHTVGFVWQQTSRNLMPYLTAAENIAVPLVLAGAKARAARVDELIDVLGIGYCRDRRPEQMSGGEQQRTAIAVALANSPRVLLADEPTGELDDATSVEVLEALRAASERLGVTVLIVTHDPTVSEHVRRTVQIRDGRTSTEVLRRTEVDHTGAEVHVAEEFAVMDRSGRLQLPADFVGALGLRDRVRLALETDHVGVWPDAPTPRPTAAEAPAAATPPASAPPASAPPGERPTRRSLRRTARTGEDA